In Aegilops tauschii subsp. strangulata cultivar AL8/78 chromosome 3, Aet v6.0, whole genome shotgun sequence, one genomic interval encodes:
- the LOC109770909 gene encoding zealexin A1 synthase-like translates to MGQPPGPWTLPVIGSLHHIAGQLPHRALRDIARRYGWPVMLLHLGEVPTLVVSSRSGAREVMKTHDAAFASRPLSSTVRVLTNGGRDIIFAPYGDHWRMMRRIAVTELLTARRVLSFRAIREQEVAAMLRAIAAGGEEVDMRTRLSAMVADSTVRAVMGDRCRDRDVFLREVDRANELGRGFNLADLWPSSRLLVWASGAVRRAEECRDAVFGILDGIIVEHLERMDGVGDDDQDLIDVLLRIQKDGGSGLDMDSLKAVIFDIFAAGSETSSTTLEWIMAELVKNPKVMHRVTTEVRQAFGAGGTVVEEQLANLVPYLQLVIRETLRLHTPLPLLLPRECREEAGCRVLGYDVPQGTQVLVNAWALSRDERYWPDAPEEFRPERFEKSEVDFRGADFELLPFGSGRRICPGLAFGLANVELALASLLLHFDWEAPGLDDPAGFDMTEAFGVTTRRKNGLVLRPVLRVPLPGV, encoded by the exons ATGGGCCAACCGCCGGGGCCGTGGACGTTGCCGGTGATCGGCAGTCTGCACCACATCGCCGGGCAGCTCCCGCACCGTGCCTTGCGCGACATAGCGCGGCGGTACGGGTGGCCCGTGATGCTGCTCCACCTCGGCGAGGTGCCCACGCTCGTCGTCTCCTCCCGCTCCGGTGCGCGCGAAGTGATGAAGACCCACGACGCTGCGTTCGCCTCACGGCCCCTGAGCTCCACCGTGCGCGTGCTCACAAACGGCGGGCGGGACATCATCTTCGCCCCCTATGGCGACCACTGGCGAATGATGCGCCGGATCGCCGTGACCGAGCTCCTCACGGCCCGCCGAGTCCTCTCCTTCCGTGCTATCCGGGAGCAGGAGGTCGCCGCCATGCTCCGCGCCATCGCTGCCGGCGGGGAAGAGGTCGACATGCGCACGCGGCTGTCGGCAATGGTGGCGGACAGCACGGTGCGCGCCGTGATGGGGGACCGCTGTAGGGACCGGGATGTGTTCCTCCGGGAGGTCGACCGCGCCAACGAGCTTGGCAGGGGGTTCAACCTGGCGGACTTGTGGCCGTCATCGCGGCTCCTCGTTTGGGCCAGCGGCGCCGTTCGCCGTGCCGAGGAGTGCCGTGACGCCGTGTTCGGGATCCTCGACGGCATCATCGTCGAGCACCTGGAGAGGATGGACGGTGTTGGAGACGACGATCAGGACCTTATCGATGTGCTCCTGAGGATACAGAAAGACGGCGGCAGCGGCCTAGACATGGACTCTCTTAAAGCCGTCATCTTC GACATCTTTGCCGCGGGCAGCGAGACGTCATCCACAACACTCGAGTGGATCATGGCGGAGCTGGTGAAGAACCCGAAGGTGATGCATCGGGTCACAACGGAGGTTCGCCAAGCTTTCGGGGCGGGCGGCACAGTGGTCGAGGAGCAGCTCGCCAACCTCGTCCCGTACCTGCAGCTCGTGATCCGGGAGACGCTCCGACTGCACAcgccgctgccgctgctgctCCCCCGAGAGTGCAGGGAAGAGGCGGGTTGTCGTGTACTTGGATACGACGTGCCGCAGGGCACACAGGTGCTAGTGAACGCCTGGGCGCTCAGCCGCGACGAGCGGTACTGGCCCGATGCGCCGGAGGAGTTCCGACCGGAGCGATTCGAGAAGTCGGAGGTGGATTTCAGGGGAGCGGATTTTGAGCTCCTGCCGTTCGGTTCCGGGAGGAGAATTTGCCCTGGCTTGGCATTTGGACTCGCCAACGTGGAGCTCGCGCTTGCTAGTCTGCTGCTGCACTTCGACTGGGAGGCGCCGGGGCTGGATGATCCTGCAGGGTTTGACATGACCGAGGCCTTCGGCGTCACTACAAGGCGGAAGAATGGACTCGTGTTGCGCCCTGTCCTCCGCGTGCCGTTGCCAGGTGTCTAG